A single region of the Plantactinospora soyae genome encodes:
- a CDS encoding GNAT family N-acetyltransferase: MPGIRYVYAPPVASVRDEPFDRLERFYDAVPRDGAHTEDFGGLVLFVRDGAGWPFYARPRLDATESPSAADVTAVRQRQRDLGLPEAFEWVHDNNPELLAVARSAGLSVLEAPLMVLDPTALPPAAELGGPAVRILDPAAPGFATDVAVRRAVAAVGFAAPGTETGAAGPTARDAALVELPVDSLDEERARTAAGGRISALVEMPGEGAVASGMALRVDDVAEIAGIATLPSARRRGLGAAVTAALARRLLDDGTNLIFLSAGSDEIARVYLRVGFRRIGTACIAEPAPAAL, translated from the coding sequence ATGCCCGGGATCCGCTACGTGTACGCTCCCCCGGTGGCTTCTGTGCGAGACGAGCCGTTTGACCGGTTGGAACGCTTTTACGATGCGGTGCCGCGTGACGGGGCACACACAGAGGATTTCGGCGGGCTGGTTCTCTTTGTCCGCGACGGGGCTGGCTGGCCATTCTACGCGCGCCCGCGACTGGACGCCACGGAGTCGCCGTCGGCAGCCGACGTGACCGCCGTCCGTCAGCGGCAGCGTGACCTCGGCCTGCCGGAGGCGTTCGAGTGGGTCCACGACAACAATCCCGAACTGCTGGCGGTGGCCCGGTCCGCGGGCCTGTCGGTGCTGGAGGCGCCACTGATGGTGCTCGACCCGACCGCCCTGCCGCCGGCCGCCGAGTTGGGCGGGCCGGCGGTACGGATCCTCGACCCCGCCGCACCCGGCTTCGCCACCGACGTCGCGGTCCGGCGGGCGGTCGCCGCGGTCGGCTTCGCCGCGCCGGGGACCGAGACCGGCGCGGCCGGGCCGACCGCCCGGGACGCCGCCCTCGTCGAACTGCCGGTCGACTCGCTGGACGAGGAGCGGGCCAGGACCGCCGCCGGAGGGCGGATCTCCGCCCTGGTCGAGATGCCGGGCGAGGGAGCGGTGGCCAGCGGCATGGCGCTGCGGGTCGACGACGTCGCCGAGATAGCCGGCATCGCCACACTCCCCTCGGCCCGCCGCCGGGGCCTCGGGGCGGCGGTCACCGCCGCCCTGGCCCGCCGGCTGCTCGACGACGGCACCAACCTGATCTTCCTTTCGGCCGGCAGCGACGAGATCGCCCGGGTCTACCTGAGGGTCGGGTTCCGGCGGATCGGCACCGCCTGCATCGCCGAGCCCGCCCCCGCCGCACTGTAA
- a CDS encoding M14 family zinc carboxypeptidase gives MRIRRPTVVVISTLLAASLGVVTAPSMALGQPAAALQIAVAEPNQVTGLTVTQADGYATLAWTPVDGATDYQIERTPVDAGNVATGPAVIVGVWRPNRQINNESPTFADAGFSPGDRFSWRVRARFDTTEQPYSTPASGSTLSPWGNPNVPGESLRTQWETTKAAQYTSDVDEYAYTAEIDRLSERVRVVEIGRTVLNRPINMLVFGYPTPPTTAQAVAATSPLAVNCNVHGNEPGDREACLVLARKLAFGKDAKTVDLLSHTTVLIVPTINGDGRAANTRGNSTGQDLNRDYSLIRQPETAAYVRMLRDYRPVAGYDGHEYGNSTAGDLPMLPPRHQNVAKQIFDESMDMIEDHMYVQGAKDGWWACPYGCQGGSGVGLSEETILRNTLGLKNTVNSLLELRSSGGQTRPDEGNTANNRRRKTYSAFWTFSQFFDYHRASLPAIKQARSEAIEFQASNTGRLVFRGSRPIPLHPAPHPGEAGPRDDLPEPEMILDNAPCAYKLTEEQYNGARTDGPGGVGATVAQRIAAHGWKVVKAADGYYVPLAQPERGLIPLLLDAQGAEEWVDGQRVYPTSTGRHNGPLSVSGFTCISGGTVNGPVTVRPGAVFIATGTTISGPVSSSGAAGVFLANSTVRGPVQVSGTTNAVSLVDNRISGPVALSLNNTGSDVPLLAGNSVSGPLSCALNSPAPTNLGVPNQVNGPKAGQCAAL, from the coding sequence ATGAGAATAAGACGACCGACGGTAGTTGTTATATCGACACTGCTGGCCGCCTCCCTCGGCGTCGTCACCGCCCCGTCGATGGCACTGGGCCAGCCGGCAGCGGCGCTGCAGATCGCCGTCGCGGAGCCGAACCAGGTCACCGGGCTCACCGTCACCCAGGCCGACGGGTACGCCACGCTGGCGTGGACGCCGGTCGACGGCGCCACCGACTACCAGATCGAGCGCACCCCCGTCGACGCCGGGAACGTCGCCACCGGTCCGGCCGTGATCGTCGGCGTGTGGCGCCCGAACCGGCAGATCAACAACGAGTCACCCACCTTCGCCGACGCCGGGTTCAGCCCGGGCGACCGGTTCTCCTGGCGGGTACGCGCCCGGTTCGACACCACCGAGCAGCCGTACTCCACCCCGGCCTCCGGCAGCACGCTGTCGCCCTGGGGCAACCCGAACGTTCCGGGCGAGAGCCTGCGTACCCAGTGGGAGACCACCAAGGCGGCGCAGTACACCAGCGACGTCGACGAGTACGCGTACACCGCCGAGATCGACCGGCTCAGCGAGCGCGTCCGGGTGGTGGAGATCGGCCGTACGGTGCTGAACCGGCCGATCAACATGCTCGTCTTCGGCTACCCGACCCCGCCGACCACCGCGCAGGCCGTCGCGGCGACCTCGCCGCTGGCGGTCAACTGCAACGTGCACGGCAACGAGCCCGGTGACCGCGAGGCCTGCCTGGTGCTGGCCCGCAAGCTGGCCTTCGGCAAGGACGCCAAGACCGTCGACCTGCTGTCGCACACCACCGTGCTGATCGTTCCGACGATCAACGGTGACGGGCGGGCCGCCAACACCCGGGGCAACTCGACCGGGCAGGACCTCAACCGCGACTACTCGCTGATCCGCCAGCCGGAGACGGCGGCGTACGTCCGGATGCTGCGCGACTACCGCCCCGTGGCCGGCTACGACGGGCACGAGTACGGCAACTCCACCGCCGGTGACCTGCCGATGCTCCCGCCACGACACCAGAACGTGGCGAAGCAGATCTTCGACGAGTCGATGGACATGATCGAAGACCACATGTACGTGCAGGGCGCCAAGGACGGCTGGTGGGCCTGCCCGTACGGCTGCCAGGGCGGCAGTGGCGTGGGGCTGAGCGAGGAGACGATCCTGCGCAACACCCTGGGCCTGAAGAACACGGTGAACTCGCTGCTGGAGCTGCGCAGCTCCGGTGGCCAGACCCGGCCCGACGAGGGCAACACCGCGAACAACCGGCGCCGCAAGACGTACTCGGCGTTCTGGACGTTCAGCCAGTTCTTCGACTACCACCGGGCCAGCCTGCCCGCCATCAAGCAGGCGCGGAGCGAGGCGATCGAGTTCCAGGCCTCGAACACCGGTCGACTCGTCTTCCGGGGCTCCCGGCCGATCCCGCTGCACCCGGCACCGCACCCGGGTGAGGCCGGACCGCGCGACGACCTGCCCGAGCCGGAGATGATCCTGGACAACGCCCCCTGTGCCTACAAGCTCACCGAGGAGCAGTACAACGGGGCACGCACCGACGGTCCCGGCGGGGTGGGCGCCACCGTGGCGCAGCGGATCGCCGCGCACGGCTGGAAGGTCGTCAAGGCCGCCGACGGGTACTACGTGCCGCTGGCCCAGCCGGAGCGGGGCCTGATCCCGCTGCTGCTCGACGCCCAGGGCGCCGAGGAGTGGGTGGACGGCCAGCGGGTCTACCCGACCAGCACGGGCCGGCACAACGGGCCGCTGAGCGTCTCCGGCTTCACCTGCATCTCGGGTGGCACGGTGAACGGTCCGGTCACGGTCCGGCCGGGCGCGGTGTTCATCGCCACCGGTACGACGATCAGCGGTCCGGTCAGCTCGTCCGGTGCCGCCGGCGTCTTCCTGGCCAACAGCACGGTGCGGGGTCCGGTGCAGGTCTCCGGCACCACCAACGCCGTGTCGCTGGTCGACAACCGGATCTCCGGACCGGTCGCCCTGTCGCTCAACAACACCGGCAGCGACGTACCGCTGCTGGCCGGCAACTCCGTGAGCGGTCCGCTGAGCTGTGCGCTGAACAGCCCGGCACCGACCAACCTCGGTGTGCCGAACCAGGTGAACGGCCCCAAGGCGGGCCAGTGCGCGGCGCTCTGA
- a CDS encoding fasciclin domain-containing protein, protein MSEPSHPSQLPGHLGRAAGRTRDHRASWRGPVRLAAAALLVAATTVGCTDSDAADQGAAARAAAQPAGPVTGPLCSALPSGSDPGNPASLAKEPGDVALQWIPVLTRFEAAVRAADVSAELRDPDGVTILAPTDDAFAKKFSEDNLDNLMIKQKDELRTLLRAHLVAGSHSLADLVAKGRVSTLDGTSVTITRADPMARIGDHTQAVCADYQVKGGRIHIINGVLGSLPTTADANGDPAH, encoded by the coding sequence GTGTCCGAGCCGTCCCACCCGTCCCAGCTACCTGGCCACCTCGGTCGGGCGGCCGGACGTACCCGTGATCACCGGGCGTCGTGGCGCGGACCGGTCCGCCTCGCCGCCGCCGCGCTGCTGGTGGCGGCCACGACCGTCGGCTGCACGGACTCCGATGCGGCCGACCAGGGCGCGGCGGCGCGGGCGGCCGCCCAGCCGGCGGGTCCGGTGACCGGGCCGCTCTGCTCGGCGCTGCCCTCCGGCAGCGACCCGGGAAACCCGGCGTCCCTGGCCAAGGAGCCCGGTGACGTGGCGTTGCAGTGGATCCCGGTGCTCACCCGGTTCGAGGCGGCGGTACGGGCAGCGGACGTGTCGGCCGAACTCCGCGATCCGGACGGGGTGACCATCCTGGCGCCCACCGACGACGCGTTCGCGAAGAAGTTCTCCGAGGACAACCTCGACAATCTGATGATCAAGCAGAAGGACGAGCTGCGTACGCTGCTCCGGGCGCATCTCGTCGCCGGCTCACACTCGCTGGCCGACCTGGTCGCGAAGGGCAGAGTCAGTACGCTCGACGGCACGTCCGTCACGATCACCCGGGCCGACCCGATGGCCCGGATCGGCGACCACACCCAGGCTGTCTGCGCCGACTACCAGGTCAAGGGCGGCCGGATCCACATCATCAACGGAGTGCTCGGCAGCCTGCCGACGACCGCCGACGCCAACGGCGACCCGGCCCACTGA
- a CDS encoding ATP-binding protein, translating to MRHSVPGQQANTDRPVTTGGEVRLLGPVRLIGPDGPVALPDESRLLLGLLALRAGEPVPDAELLAAIGTSGTARTRADDPTSPCAPVDGPGHTGAAVDGPTSPCAAVDGPGHTGAAVDGPTSPRAPVDGPRHARAAVDGAVRADVRILDRPATLLAAALADCGSPDALEIGPAGYRLRLPGSRIDAHRFIRLVARARRRMAAGDLPAAGRLFGAALATWSDPATPGPGTGLVPDPAVVTCSGTLPPGARPEIVPPSVTCPGTGVAPEPAVVTCSGTLPPGARPEIVPPTVPGSPEPTGQPLAEAGGEPLRGHRLCPSGWAAVEVRRLRQARFDAFEDRWECLLRLAVSAYAAAGGPVADRSVVAAGAAGTRLARTAVGELSVAVAGRPLRARLWELLLVASFLADGRRAAAQVQRRAREVFSEQLGVEPAGRICALAEAAQRGELPEDWATGQRGEPVPEAGTGRPASRARAAARLPVPLTALLGREDLLDVVGQRLDQHRLVSLTGTGGAGKTRLAVAAAGRVTDRPVWFVDLTAVESPVRVPQAVAAALGVPDLGRDLVEALVADLGAVPALLVLDNCEHLVTGCAELVGRLLSQCPGLRVLATSRVALRVPGESRIRVPALAVPEPASGHDIAALRAHPATRLFLERAHEFSGRPVPEASAEAVVRLCAELDGLPLAIELAAARTPMLSVNEITTRLRADVRLLRSSDPRTPDRHRSIAAAVESSLAQLEPDACRLFDRLSICAGGFDAELAEAMGGASAPADLAALVEASLAEPLPGEPAESSPTSGQPSEAMPVRYRMLAPIRRHALSRLVASGAEVAARQDLATYCLGLAERADAQLRGAVQDRWLSRLRAEDSNLRSAMTWLAEAGAGGPVHGDLRLATALSMYCRLEGHYRDGHRWLAGALARHPAAPPALRARAGIGAAMLAMLRCDYPAAIEHAKLARTACRGTGDRRTQARVELILGSVAREQARYAESARHLATAGAIFAECDDEWGEAQTTELRGFTAWLAGDLDRAYSRLRASLRRHERLGDALAAASALMNLGAVALYQGDIDRASSLLDVALRRHSAIGFPEGVGWAHNLRGLVELRGGRTRQAAGHLRISLAEHRRVGDLWRTASVLEALAEVARLEGEPIRGARLLGAADRIRAEIGAPVPACERPDAEATERALRAQLDGPTRSRRAGRTRAEGRPGAGGWPRTTGWPGPEPDGRQPGAGGWRPGPEADGRRSGSGGWRPGSEPVGWRPEADGWRLGSPGAAGSLLGTGAFAVAHRYGRDAPLDAVLAAVPPEGDP from the coding sequence TTGCGGCACAGCGTGCCTGGTCAGCAGGCCAACACGGACCGGCCGGTCACCACCGGAGGCGAGGTACGGCTGCTCGGACCAGTCCGGCTGATCGGACCGGACGGACCGGTGGCCCTGCCGGACGAGTCGCGCCTGCTGCTCGGCCTGCTCGCCCTCCGGGCCGGCGAGCCGGTCCCCGACGCGGAGCTACTGGCGGCGATCGGCACCTCCGGCACCGCCCGGACCCGAGCCGACGACCCGACGTCGCCATGCGCCCCCGTCGACGGTCCCGGGCATACCGGAGCCGCTGTCGACGGTCCTACGTCGCCGTGCGCCGCTGTCGACGGTCCCGGGCATACCGGAGCTGCTGTCGACGGTCCTACGTCGCCGCGCGCCCCTGTCGACGGTCCCCGGCACGCCCGAGCCGCTGTCGACGGAGCGGTGCGGGCGGACGTTCGGATCCTGGACCGGCCGGCCACCCTGTTGGCCGCCGCGCTCGCCGACTGCGGATCGCCGGACGCGCTGGAGATCGGACCCGCTGGTTACCGGCTGCGACTGCCGGGCAGCCGGATCGACGCGCACCGGTTCATCCGGCTCGTCGCCCGGGCCCGTCGCCGGATGGCCGCCGGTGACCTTCCGGCCGCCGGCCGCCTGTTCGGCGCCGCGCTCGCCACCTGGTCCGACCCGGCCACCCCCGGGCCCGGCACCGGTCTCGTCCCGGACCCGGCGGTCGTGACCTGCTCCGGGACGCTGCCGCCCGGTGCCCGTCCGGAGATCGTCCCGCCGAGCGTGACCTGCCCCGGCACCGGCGTGGCCCCGGAACCGGCGGTCGTGACCTGCTCCGGGACGCTGCCGCCCGGTGCCCGTCCGGAGATCGTCCCGCCGACCGTACCCGGTTCGCCGGAGCCGACCGGTCAGCCGCTGGCCGAGGCGGGAGGCGAGCCGCTGCGCGGCCACCGGCTGTGTCCGTCGGGGTGGGCCGCCGTCGAGGTACGCCGGCTGCGACAGGCCCGGTTCGACGCGTTCGAGGACCGGTGGGAGTGCCTGCTGCGACTGGCGGTCTCGGCGTACGCCGCCGCCGGTGGCCCCGTCGCCGACCGGTCCGTGGTGGCAGCCGGTGCCGCTGGTACCAGGCTGGCTCGTACCGCGGTCGGGGAGCTGTCGGTGGCGGTGGCCGGCCGGCCACTGCGAGCCCGGCTCTGGGAGTTGCTGCTGGTGGCGTCCTTCCTGGCCGACGGGCGGCGGGCTGCCGCGCAGGTACAGCGCCGCGCCCGGGAGGTGTTCTCGGAGCAGTTGGGCGTCGAGCCGGCCGGTCGGATCTGCGCGCTGGCGGAGGCGGCGCAACGGGGAGAGCTGCCGGAGGACTGGGCGACGGGGCAGCGCGGCGAACCGGTCCCGGAGGCCGGCACGGGTCGTCCGGCGTCCCGGGCACGTGCGGCGGCCCGGCTCCCGGTCCCGCTCACCGCGCTACTCGGCCGCGAGGACCTGCTCGACGTCGTCGGGCAGCGCCTCGACCAGCATCGGTTGGTCAGCCTGACCGGTACCGGGGGCGCCGGCAAGACCCGGCTGGCGGTGGCCGCGGCGGGACGGGTCACCGACCGGCCGGTCTGGTTCGTCGACCTCACCGCGGTGGAGAGCCCGGTACGGGTACCTCAGGCGGTGGCCGCCGCGCTCGGCGTACCCGACCTGGGGCGGGACCTCGTCGAGGCGCTGGTCGCCGATCTCGGCGCCGTACCGGCCCTGCTGGTGCTGGACAACTGCGAACACCTGGTCACGGGTTGTGCGGAGCTGGTCGGGCGGCTGCTGTCGCAGTGCCCGGGACTGCGGGTGCTGGCGACCAGCCGGGTCGCGCTGCGGGTGCCGGGCGAGTCGCGGATCCGGGTGCCGGCGCTGGCCGTACCCGAGCCGGCGAGCGGGCACGACATCGCCGCGCTCCGGGCACATCCGGCCACCCGGCTCTTCCTCGAACGCGCCCACGAGTTCTCCGGTCGCCCGGTTCCCGAGGCCAGCGCCGAAGCGGTCGTACGGCTCTGCGCCGAACTCGACGGACTGCCGCTGGCGATCGAACTGGCGGCGGCGCGTACGCCAATGCTGAGCGTCAACGAGATCACGACTCGCCTCCGGGCCGACGTACGGCTGCTGCGGAGCTCGGATCCGAGGACGCCGGACCGGCACCGGAGCATTGCCGCCGCGGTCGAGTCCAGCCTGGCCCAGTTGGAGCCCGACGCCTGCCGGCTCTTCGACCGGCTCTCGATCTGTGCCGGTGGCTTCGACGCCGAACTGGCCGAGGCGATGGGTGGGGCGTCGGCCCCGGCCGACCTGGCCGCGCTGGTCGAGGCGTCGTTGGCGGAGCCGCTGCCCGGCGAGCCGGCCGAATCGTCGCCGACCTCCGGCCAGCCGTCCGAGGCGATGCCGGTCCGCTACCGGATGCTGGCTCCGATCCGGCGGCACGCCCTGTCCAGGCTGGTCGCCTCCGGGGCCGAGGTCGCCGCCCGGCAGGATCTCGCGACGTACTGCCTGGGCCTGGCCGAGCGGGCCGATGCCCAGCTTCGCGGCGCGGTCCAGGACCGGTGGCTCTCCCGGTTGCGGGCCGAGGACTCCAACCTGCGTTCGGCGATGACCTGGCTGGCCGAGGCGGGGGCCGGTGGACCCGTGCACGGTGACCTCCGGCTGGCCACCGCGCTGTCGATGTACTGCCGGCTGGAGGGCCACTACCGGGACGGGCACCGATGGCTGGCGGGGGCGTTGGCGCGGCATCCGGCGGCACCGCCCGCGCTGCGGGCCCGGGCCGGGATCGGCGCGGCGATGCTGGCGATGCTGCGCTGTGACTATCCCGCCGCGATCGAGCACGCGAAGCTGGCCCGGACCGCCTGTCGGGGCACCGGGGACCGCAGGACCCAGGCCCGGGTGGAGCTGATTCTGGGCTCGGTGGCCCGGGAGCAGGCCCGGTACGCCGAGTCCGCCCGCCACCTCGCCACCGCCGGCGCCATCTTCGCCGAGTGTGACGACGAGTGGGGCGAGGCACAGACCACGGAGCTGCGGGGCTTCACCGCGTGGCTCGCGGGCGATCTGGACCGGGCCTACTCGCGGCTGCGGGCGAGCCTGCGCCGACACGAACGGCTGGGCGATGCCCTGGCGGCGGCCAGCGCGCTGATGAACCTCGGCGCGGTCGCGCTCTACCAGGGCGACATCGACCGGGCGTCGTCGCTGCTCGACGTGGCCCTGCGCCGGCACTCGGCGATCGGGTTCCCCGAGGGAGTCGGCTGGGCGCACAACCTGCGCGGCCTGGTCGAGTTGCGTGGCGGGCGTACCCGACAGGCGGCGGGACATCTGCGGATCAGCCTCGCCGAGCACCGCCGGGTCGGCGACCTGTGGCGGACGGCGAGCGTACTGGAGGCGTTGGCGGAGGTGGCCCGGCTGGAGGGCGAGCCGATCCGGGGTGCCCGACTGCTCGGCGCGGCGGACCGGATCCGTGCGGAGATCGGCGCTCCGGTGCCGGCCTGCGAGCGACCGGACGCCGAGGCGACCGAGCGGGCACTGCGCGCCCAGTTGGACGGGCCGACCCGGTCGAGACGGGCCGGGCGGACCCGAGCGGAGGGCCGACCCGGGGCGGGCGGGTGGCCCCGGACGACCGGCTGGCCCGGCCCGGAACCGGACGGCCGGCAACCCGGGGCGGGTGGCTGGCGACCCGGCCCGGAAGCGGATGGGCGGCGGTCGGGGTCGGGTGGCTGGCGACCCGGCTCGGAACCGGTCGGATGGCGGCCGGAGGCGGACGGATGGCGTCTCGGCTCGCCCGGGGCGGCCGGGTCACTCCTCGGTACCGGCGCCTTCGCGGTGGCCCACCGGTACGGCCGGGACGCGCCGCTCGACGCCGTACTGGCCGCCGTGCCGCCGGAGGGCGATCCGTAG
- a CDS encoding FAD-dependent oxidoreductase, which translates to MRTAVVVGAGIGGLATAGALARSGWQVTLLERGDRVRAERTALVLWPNGLRALRALGLGEGLAAIATPLPDVGVRRPDGHWLVQPRPVPSDRAPVVVHREDLHDALVAGLGDRVEIRTGVEVRTVRATDGERPSVGDGRSSYEADLVVAADGIDSAVRRRLAPGATVVSSGCAAWRAVIPWYRAPQLPVDRPVDGETLGAGYRFVAASLGDRGSSGGSTRGGIYWVATAAGASRPESPATQLTLLRRWFADWPAPIGDLLAATEPEDLVQQEVRELRPLPKSYGFPAGAGGVVLLGDSAHAMPHHLGQGACLALEDAATLRSVVREAVPGAPLREAVESYSRLRRPRAVTVVRQTRRMSAVLQTRGRLALRARDAALGTITPRLMGSAATAAAQWRPPA; encoded by the coding sequence ATGCGTACGGCCGTGGTGGTGGGCGCCGGGATCGGTGGGCTGGCGACGGCCGGCGCACTGGCCCGGTCCGGTTGGCAGGTGACGCTGCTCGAACGTGGTGACCGGGTCCGCGCCGAGCGCACCGCACTGGTGCTCTGGCCCAACGGGCTGCGGGCGCTGCGCGCGCTCGGCCTCGGCGAGGGCCTGGCGGCGATCGCGACCCCGTTGCCCGACGTGGGCGTCCGGCGCCCCGACGGGCACTGGCTGGTGCAGCCCCGTCCCGTGCCGAGCGACCGCGCTCCGGTCGTCGTACACCGGGAGGACCTGCACGACGCGCTGGTCGCCGGGCTCGGCGACCGGGTGGAGATCCGGACCGGGGTCGAGGTGCGGACCGTGCGGGCGACCGACGGCGAACGGCCGAGCGTCGGCGACGGGCGGAGCAGTTACGAGGCCGACCTGGTGGTCGCGGCGGACGGCATCGACAGCGCCGTACGTCGCCGGCTGGCTCCCGGTGCCACCGTGGTCAGCTCCGGCTGTGCCGCCTGGCGGGCGGTCATCCCGTGGTACCGCGCTCCTCAGCTTCCGGTCGACCGGCCGGTCGACGGGGAGACGCTCGGCGCCGGCTATCGATTCGTCGCGGCGTCGCTGGGTGACCGTGGCTCGTCCGGCGGCTCCACCCGGGGCGGGATCTACTGGGTGGCGACCGCGGCCGGCGCGTCCCGGCCGGAGTCGCCCGCGACCCAGCTCACCCTGCTCCGGCGCTGGTTCGCCGACTGGCCGGCGCCGATCGGTGACCTGCTCGCCGCGACGGAGCCGGAGGACCTGGTCCAGCAGGAGGTACGCGAACTGCGCCCGCTGCCCAAGTCGTACGGCTTCCCGGCCGGTGCGGGTGGGGTTGTACTGCTCGGCGACTCCGCGCACGCGATGCCGCACCACCTCGGCCAGGGTGCCTGCCTGGCGCTGGAGGACGCCGCGACGTTGCGTTCGGTGGTTCGCGAGGCGGTACCCGGCGCACCGCTGCGCGAGGCGGTTGAGTCGTACAGCCGGTTGCGCCGTCCCCGGGCCGTGACGGTGGTCCGGCAGACCCGGCGGATGTCGGCGGTGCTGCAGACCCGGGGCCGGCTGGCGCTACGAGCTCGTGACGCGGCCCTCGGCACCATCACGCCCCGCCTGATGGGCAGCGCGGCGACCGCAGCCGCCCAGTGGCGGCCGCCGGCCTGA
- the trpA gene encoding tryptophan synthase subunit alpha — MAVAFEKARAEGRAVLIGCMPAGFPTVEGSIAAMTAMVSAGVDVIEVEIPYSDPVMDGPVIQRASDIALAGGVRTADTLRIIEAVAGTGAPVVTMTYWNPIERYGVDAFARDLSAAGGTGLITPDLIPEEAGEWLAASEAYGLDRTFLVAPSSTDERLAMTVGHCRGFVYATALMGVTGARERTSDAAPTLVSRVRAVTGLPVGVGLGVGNGVQAAEVGRYADGVIVGSALIRCLLDTPDEATGLAALRTLSAELAEGVRAVQR; from the coding sequence ATCGCGGTCGCGTTCGAGAAGGCGCGCGCCGAGGGGCGGGCGGTGCTGATCGGCTGCATGCCGGCCGGGTTCCCGACCGTCGAGGGCAGCATCGCCGCGATGACCGCCATGGTCTCGGCCGGGGTCGACGTGATCGAGGTGGAGATTCCGTACTCCGATCCGGTGATGGACGGGCCGGTCATCCAGCGGGCCAGCGACATCGCGCTCGCCGGAGGCGTACGCACCGCCGACACGTTGCGGATCATCGAGGCGGTCGCCGGGACCGGGGCGCCGGTGGTCACGATGACCTACTGGAACCCGATCGAGCGGTACGGCGTCGACGCGTTCGCCCGCGACCTCTCCGCCGCCGGTGGCACCGGCCTGATCACGCCGGACCTGATCCCGGAGGAGGCCGGCGAGTGGCTCGCCGCCTCCGAGGCGTACGGCCTGGACCGGACATTCCTGGTGGCGCCCTCGTCCACCGACGAGCGGCTCGCGATGACGGTCGGGCACTGCCGGGGCTTCGTCTACGCGACCGCGCTGATGGGGGTCACCGGGGCGCGCGAGCGCACCTCGGACGCGGCACCGACCCTGGTCTCCCGGGTCCGGGCGGTAACCGGGCTGCCCGTCGGGGTGGGTCTCGGCGTGGGCAACGGTGTGCAGGCGGCCGAGGTCGGCCGGTACGCCGACGGGGTGATCGTCGGCAGCGCGCTGATCCGGTGCCTGCTGGACACGCCCGACGAGGCGACCGGGCTGGCCGCGCTGCGTACCCTCAGCGCCGAACTCGCCGAGGGTGTTCGCGCCGTCCAGCGCTGA
- the trpB gene encoding tryptophan synthase subunit beta, translating to MSAPTLPANAGSSPDSAGHYGRYGGRFVPEALVAALDELDLAYRTALTDESFQAEFGTMLREYANIPSLLYRAERLSAEVGARILLKREDLNHTGAHKIRNVLGQALLTKRMGKPRVIAETGAGQHGVATATAAAYLDLECVVYMGEVDTQRQALNVARMRMLGATVVPVTSGSRTLKDAMNEAMRDWVANVDRTHYIIGSTAGPHPFPAMVRDFVRGIGVEARQQSLDLDGKLPDAVAACVGGGSNALGIFHAFVPDDDVRLYGFEAGGDGVETGRHAASITGGSSGVLHGARTYVLQDEDGQTRESHSISAGLDYPGVGPEHAWLHDIGRARYAPVTDAEAMSAFQLLCRTEGIIPAIESAHALAGTLKIIPALTAELGRKPTILVNLSGRGDKDVHTAGEYFGILDGEQA from the coding sequence ATGAGCGCCCCCACGTTGCCGGCGAACGCCGGCTCGTCGCCCGACAGCGCCGGCCACTACGGCCGGTACGGCGGACGGTTCGTCCCCGAGGCGCTGGTGGCCGCGCTCGACGAGCTCGACCTGGCGTACCGGACGGCGTTGACCGACGAGTCGTTCCAGGCCGAGTTCGGCACGATGCTGCGCGAGTACGCGAACATCCCGTCCCTGCTCTACCGGGCGGAGCGGCTCTCCGCCGAGGTCGGCGCGCGGATCCTGCTCAAGCGGGAGGACCTGAACCACACCGGGGCACACAAGATCCGGAACGTGCTCGGTCAGGCCCTGCTCACCAAGCGGATGGGCAAGCCCCGGGTGATCGCCGAGACCGGTGCGGGCCAGCACGGGGTGGCGACCGCGACCGCGGCCGCGTACCTCGATCTGGAGTGCGTGGTCTACATGGGTGAGGTGGACACCCAGCGGCAGGCCCTCAACGTGGCCCGGATGCGGATGCTCGGTGCCACGGTGGTGCCGGTGACGTCCGGTTCACGCACGCTCAAGGACGCGATGAACGAGGCGATGCGGGACTGGGTCGCCAACGTCGACCGGACCCACTACATCATCGGCAGCACCGCCGGCCCACATCCGTTCCCCGCGATGGTCCGCGACTTCGTCCGGGGCATCGGGGTCGAGGCGCGCCAGCAGTCCCTGGACCTCGACGGCAAACTGCCGGACGCGGTCGCGGCGTGTGTCGGCGGCGGCTCCAACGCGCTCGGCATCTTCCACGCGTTCGTTCCGGACGACGACGTCCGGCTGTACGGCTTCGAGGCCGGCGGCGACGGGGTCGAGACCGGGCGGCACGCGGCCAGCATCACCGGCGGTTCGTCCGGGGTACTGCACGGCGCCCGTACCTACGTTTTGCAGGACGAGGACGGGCAGACCCGGGAGTCGCACTCGATCTCGGCCGGGCTGGACTACCCCGGGGTCGGCCCCGAGCACGCCTGGCTGCACGACATCGGTCGGGCCCGGTACGCGCCGGTGACCGATGCCGAGGCGATGAGCGCGTTCCAGCTGCTCTGCCGGACCGAGGGGATCATCCCGGCGATCGAGAGCGCGCACGCGCTGGCCGGGACACTGAAGATCATCCCGGCCCTGACCGCGGAGCTGGGCCGGAAGCCCACCATCCTGGTCAACCTGTCCGGGCGGGGCGACAAGGACGTACACACCGCCGGCGAGTACTTCGGCATCCTCGACGGGGAGCAGGCGTGA